The Triticum aestivum cultivar Chinese Spring chromosome 3A, IWGSC CS RefSeq v2.1, whole genome shotgun sequence genome includes a region encoding these proteins:
- the LOC123063475 gene encoding protein LATERAL ROOT PRIMORDIUM 1, which produces MLDAGGDGSSGSGTTTCQDCGNQAKKDCTHSRCRTCCKSRGFDCSTHVKSTWVPAARRRERQHLGGSASSPANASTAAGSKKPRLLSSQQATTSHTSTSNATTPRSYDTTSSHQDASFRGYLPRQVRAPAVFRCVRVTSVDDGEDEYAYQATVTINGHVFKGFLYDQGVDDGRASNDMDSSTGGAVPNMSELHLGGGGGNAARGGGGSSSMAPSDMYGGGGAGGAGGGGGGQQHILGGGSSYGNTMN; this is translated from the exons ATGCTCGACGCCGGCGGCGACGGGTCCTCCGGGTCGGGCACCACCACCTGCCAGGACTGCGGCAACCAGGCCAAGAAGGACTGCACCCACAGCCGGTGCCGCACCTGCTGCAAGAGCCGCGGCTTCGACTGCTCCACGCACGTCAAGAGCACCTGggtccccgccgcccgccgccgcgagcGCCAGCACCTCGGCGGCTCCGCCTCGTCCCCCGCcaacgcctccaccgccgccggatCGAAGAAGCCTCGCCTCCTCTCCTCCCAGCAGGCCACCACCTCGCACACCTCCACCTCCAACGCCACCACGCCGCGCAGCTACGACACCACCTCCAGCCATCAAG ACGCGTCGTTCAGGGGGTACCTCCCGCGGCAGGTGCGCGCGCCGGCGGTGTTCAGGTGCGTGCGCGTGACGTCCGTCGACGACGGCGAGGACGAGTACGCGTACCAGGCCACGGTGACCATCAACGGCCACGTCTTCAAGGGCTTCCTCTACGACCAGGGCGTCGACGACGGCCGCGCCAGCAATGACATGGACTCGAGCACCGGCGGCGCCGTGCCCAACATGTCCGAGCTCCAcctcgggggcggcggcggcaatgCCGCGAGGGGAGGTGGGGGGTCCTCCTCGATGGCGCCCTCCGACATGTACGGCGGCGGTGGCGCCGGAGGAGCAGGCGGAGGGGGAGGAGGCCAGCAGCACATACTTGGCGGCGGGTCCAGCTATGGTAACACCATGAACTGA